The Candidatus Effluviviaceae Genus I sp. genome contains a region encoding:
- a CDS encoding (Fe-S)-binding protein, with the protein MATSLQERFELLACIQCGRCTAGCPVSRRTHLNVRKVVYEGLTAVGAKDASGRPEAWNCTTCSNCTERCPKGVKPMELLIGLRSAAIEKGKAQPTIRDALESTLRHGNPWGRIRDKRMEWAEGLDVPVLDDGGKASLLLYVGCTPAYDPRVQAVARALVAVLKAAGVEYATLGTAESCCGSEIKRMGEEGLFELLVEGNREAFANAGVRTIIAASPHCMNTFRNEYGELGIEVLHYSQFLAGLLDDGRLTLTTPLKGVVTYHDPCFLGKHNDIFDEPRAVLGAIPGIEFVEMDRSRERALCCEGGGGRMWVEPAEERGERLADVRVKDAAALGAARIVTACPFCLKTLDDAVKTSGNEGRIEAVDLAELVALAL; encoded by the coding sequence ATGGCCACTTCGCTTCAGGAGAGGTTCGAGCTGCTCGCCTGCATCCAGTGCGGGCGGTGCACGGCCGGCTGCCCGGTGTCGCGCCGCACGCACCTGAACGTCCGGAAGGTCGTGTACGAGGGGCTCACGGCGGTGGGCGCGAAGGACGCCTCCGGCCGCCCCGAGGCGTGGAACTGCACCACCTGCTCGAACTGCACCGAGCGGTGTCCGAAGGGCGTGAAGCCGATGGAGCTTCTCATCGGGCTCCGCTCGGCGGCGATCGAGAAGGGGAAGGCGCAGCCGACCATCCGCGACGCGCTCGAGAGCACGCTTAGGCACGGGAACCCGTGGGGCCGCATCCGCGACAAGCGCATGGAGTGGGCCGAGGGGCTCGACGTGCCTGTCCTGGACGACGGGGGGAAGGCGTCGCTCCTTCTCTACGTGGGGTGCACGCCCGCGTACGACCCGAGAGTGCAGGCCGTCGCGCGCGCCCTCGTCGCCGTGCTCAAGGCGGCCGGCGTCGAGTACGCGACGCTCGGGACCGCGGAGTCGTGCTGCGGGAGCGAGATCAAGCGCATGGGAGAGGAGGGGCTCTTCGAGCTCCTCGTCGAGGGCAACCGCGAGGCGTTCGCGAACGCGGGCGTCCGGACCATCATCGCCGCCTCGCCGCACTGCATGAACACGTTCAGGAACGAGTACGGCGAGCTCGGCATCGAGGTCCTGCACTACTCGCAGTTCCTGGCGGGACTCCTCGACGACGGAAGGCTCACGCTCACCACGCCCCTCAAGGGCGTCGTGACCTACCACGATCCGTGCTTCCTCGGGAAGCACAACGACATCTTCGATGAGCCGCGCGCCGTCCTCGGGGCGATCCCGGGCATCGAGTTCGTCGAGATGGACCGCTCGCGCGAGCGCGCGCTCTGCTGCGAGGGCGGCGGCGGACGCATGTGGGTCGAGCCGGCGGAAGAGCGCGGCGAGCGTCTCGCGGACGTCCGCGTGAAGGACGCCGCGGCCCTCGGCGCCGCGCGCATCGTCACGGCCTGCCCGTTCTGTCTCAAGACGCTCGACGACGCGGTGAAGACGAGCGGCAACGAGGGCAGGATCGAAGCGGTCGACCTGGCGGAGCTCGTGGCGCTGGCGCTCTAG
- a CDS encoding electron transfer flavoprotein subunit beta/FixA family protein translates to MNIVVCVKQVPETAEADLKLAADGRDIARQGLPLQINEPDNYALEQALLLTEEHGGQVTVVTLGPPSSDEVLRMGMAKGAAEAARLSDDAFAGGDAVATATALAAAVRGLRFDLVLTGCMSSDDGHTQVGVALAELLGVPHATYVVQMEMNDGEVTVGRELEGGIVERVKMKLPCLLGIQTGINEPRYASIMGIAKASKRPIALKVAADLGLDAGAVGERGSRTRVVKLAYVPAGEAAEMIGGTVPEASAKLAGILKEKGLV, encoded by the coding sequence ATGAACATCGTCGTGTGTGTGAAGCAGGTGCCCGAGACGGCCGAGGCCGACCTCAAGCTCGCCGCGGACGGCAGGGACATCGCGCGGCAGGGGCTCCCCCTCCAAATCAACGAGCCCGACAACTACGCGCTCGAGCAGGCGCTGCTCCTCACCGAGGAGCACGGGGGCCAGGTCACCGTCGTGACGCTCGGGCCGCCGTCGTCCGACGAAGTTCTCCGCATGGGCATGGCCAAAGGCGCCGCCGAGGCCGCGCGGCTTTCCGACGACGCGTTCGCCGGCGGCGACGCCGTGGCGACTGCGACGGCGCTCGCGGCCGCCGTCCGGGGACTCCGGTTTGACCTCGTCCTCACGGGGTGCATGTCGTCGGACGACGGCCACACGCAGGTCGGCGTCGCGCTCGCGGAGCTTCTGGGCGTCCCGCACGCGACCTACGTCGTCCAGATGGAGATGAACGACGGCGAGGTCACGGTCGGCCGCGAGCTCGAGGGCGGCATCGTCGAGCGCGTGAAGATGAAGCTCCCGTGCCTCCTCGGGATCCAGACCGGCATCAACGAGCCGCGGTACGCGTCCATCATGGGCATCGCGAAGGCGTCGAAGCGTCCCATCGCGCTCAAGGTCGCCGCGGACCTCGGCTTGGACGCGGGCGCCGTCGGCGAGAGGGGCTCGCGCACGCGGGTCGTGAAGCTCGCGTACGTGCCCGCGGGCGAGGCGGCCGAGATGATCGGCGGGACCGTGCCCGAGGCGTCGGCGAAACTGGCGGGCATCCTCAAGGAGAAAGGCCTCGTCTAG
- a CDS encoding electron transfer flavoprotein subunit alpha/FixB family protein: protein MNEILVLAEHRRGELRDVTLEMLGKARALGDASGRKVAALLLGSGVGAFADALKDHADVVLVRDHPALANFNSAVYQPVLAGVLGERKPDLAMIGHTAFGVDLAPSLAVALGLPLASDCVDIACDGASFTATRQVYQGKINATVAFADAPTTLVTVRASAFPAETASRGGVVTELATAVPDEPASRRFLEYVEAATGGVDIAKADVLVAVGRGLRERENMPIVEELAAALGGVVACSRPVVDAGWLGKDRQVGSSGKTVKPKLYIAVGISGQFQHISGMKSAETVIAINKDPRAPIFSAADYGIVGDLLKIVPALTEKVRELKA, encoded by the coding sequence ATGAACGAGATCCTCGTTCTCGCCGAGCACAGGCGCGGCGAGCTGCGCGACGTCACCCTCGAGATGCTGGGGAAGGCCAGGGCGCTCGGCGACGCGTCCGGCCGCAAGGTCGCGGCGCTGCTTCTCGGCTCCGGCGTCGGCGCGTTCGCCGACGCCCTCAAGGACCACGCCGACGTCGTCCTCGTGCGCGACCATCCCGCGCTCGCGAACTTCAACTCTGCGGTCTACCAGCCGGTGCTCGCGGGCGTCCTCGGGGAGCGGAAGCCGGACCTTGCGATGATCGGCCACACCGCGTTCGGCGTGGACCTCGCCCCGAGCCTCGCGGTCGCGCTCGGCCTTCCGCTCGCCAGCGACTGCGTGGACATCGCGTGCGACGGCGCCTCGTTCACGGCGACGCGCCAGGTCTATCAGGGCAAGATCAACGCGACGGTCGCGTTCGCCGACGCGCCCACGACGCTCGTGACCGTCCGGGCGTCCGCGTTCCCCGCCGAGACGGCGTCGCGCGGCGGCGTCGTGACCGAGCTTGCGACGGCCGTGCCGGACGAGCCCGCCTCGAGGAGGTTCCTCGAGTACGTCGAGGCGGCCACCGGGGGCGTGGACATCGCGAAGGCCGACGTCCTCGTCGCCGTGGGCCGCGGCCTGCGGGAGCGCGAGAACATGCCGATCGTCGAGGAGCTCGCCGCCGCGCTCGGCGGCGTCGTCGCGTGCTCGCGGCCCGTCGTGGACGCGGGCTGGCTCGGGAAGGACCGGCAGGTCGGCTCGTCGGGCAAGACCGTCAAGCCCAAGCTGTACATCGCGGTCGGGATCAGCGGCCAGTTCCAGCACATCAGTGGAATGAAGTCCGCCGAGACGGTCATCGCGATCAACAAGGACCCCAGGGCGCCCATCTTCTCGGCGGCCGACTACGGCATCGTCGGCGACCTCCTGAAGATCGTGCCGGCGCTCACCGAGAAGGTCAGGGAGCTCAAGGCGTAG
- a CDS encoding CoB--CoM heterodisulfide reductase iron-sulfur subunit A family protein, with translation MDRDKTTRDAGKVRLGVYICHCGVNIARTVDVKAVAKAAASFPGVAVAKTYAYMCSDPGQSLIKAHIREHRLTGVVVAACSPRMHEPTFRAALAEAGVNPYLLDMANIREQCSWIHDDGAEATVKATDLVRAAVARAGHLAGLSTREVPVTPAALVVGAGISGIQAALDIAESGYRVYLVEQSPSIGGHMAQLDKTFPTLDCSACILTPKMVDAARHPKIELLTYSVIEDVSGYVGNFTVRVRKRARYVDPDECTACGDCTKVCPVAVPNEFDEGLGTRKAIYQPFPQAVPAAFVLDMDQCLGNNPIACGRCRKACSRKCIDYDDKDEIVEVKVGTIVVATGMDVFDAATLPQLGYGRYEDVLTSLEFERLVCASGPTAGAVTRVSRPEPPKSVVFIQCVGSRDEKVGNPYCSRICCMYTAKQAHLVREKLPNAKITVFYMDVRAFGKGFEEFYDRVRKENVLYVRGSVSEIYRRGDRLVVLGEDTLVGEPVEVEADLVVLAVGLTPRPETADVVKLLKLSRSSDGFLMEAHPKLRPVDTSIDGVFLAGCCQGPKDIPDAVAQAKAAASSAIAPMARGSVTAEALTAVIDEDLCSGCRVCVGVCPYGALAFDPMDKVSKVNEALCKGCGTCAAACPSGSIAMGHFTSDQLLAQVVALIGERNG, from the coding sequence GTGGACCGGGACAAGACGACTCGAGACGCCGGCAAGGTCAGACTGGGTGTCTACATCTGCCACTGCGGCGTCAACATCGCGAGGACGGTGGACGTCAAGGCCGTCGCGAAGGCGGCCGCGTCGTTCCCGGGCGTGGCGGTCGCGAAGACCTACGCCTACATGTGCTCCGACCCGGGGCAGTCGCTCATCAAGGCCCACATCAGGGAGCACCGGCTCACCGGCGTGGTCGTGGCGGCCTGCTCGCCGAGGATGCACGAGCCCACCTTCCGCGCGGCGCTGGCCGAGGCCGGCGTGAACCCGTACCTCCTCGACATGGCGAACATCCGCGAGCAGTGCTCGTGGATCCACGACGACGGAGCCGAGGCAACCGTCAAGGCGACCGACCTCGTGCGCGCCGCCGTCGCCCGCGCCGGGCACCTCGCCGGGCTCAGCACGCGCGAGGTTCCCGTGACCCCGGCGGCGCTCGTCGTCGGCGCCGGCATCTCGGGCATCCAGGCGGCGCTCGACATCGCGGAGTCCGGGTACCGGGTCTATCTCGTCGAGCAGTCGCCCTCGATCGGCGGGCACATGGCGCAGCTCGACAAGACCTTCCCGACGCTCGACTGCTCCGCCTGCATCCTCACGCCGAAGATGGTGGACGCCGCGCGGCACCCGAAGATCGAGCTTCTGACCTACAGCGTCATCGAGGACGTCTCGGGATACGTTGGCAACTTCACCGTGAGAGTCCGGAAGCGCGCGCGCTACGTCGACCCGGACGAGTGCACCGCGTGCGGCGACTGCACGAAGGTCTGCCCCGTGGCCGTGCCGAACGAGTTCGACGAGGGGCTCGGAACGAGGAAGGCGATCTACCAGCCGTTCCCGCAGGCGGTCCCCGCGGCGTTTGTGCTCGACATGGACCAGTGCCTCGGGAACAACCCCATCGCGTGCGGCAGGTGTCGCAAGGCCTGCAGCAGGAAGTGCATCGACTACGACGACAAGGACGAGATCGTTGAGGTCAAGGTCGGCACGATCGTGGTGGCCACGGGCATGGACGTGTTCGACGCCGCGACGCTTCCGCAGCTCGGGTACGGGCGGTACGAGGACGTCCTCACGTCCCTCGAGTTCGAGCGGCTCGTCTGCGCGTCGGGCCCGACGGCCGGCGCCGTCACACGGGTCTCGCGGCCCGAGCCGCCGAAGTCGGTCGTGTTCATCCAGTGCGTCGGCTCGAGGGACGAGAAGGTCGGGAACCCCTACTGCTCGCGGATCTGCTGCATGTACACGGCGAAGCAGGCGCACCTCGTCCGCGAGAAGCTGCCCAATGCGAAGATCACGGTCTTCTACATGGACGTCCGCGCGTTCGGCAAGGGCTTCGAGGAGTTCTACGACCGCGTGCGGAAGGAGAACGTCCTCTACGTGCGCGGGAGCGTCTCCGAGATCTACCGCCGCGGCGACCGGCTCGTCGTGCTCGGCGAGGACACGCTCGTGGGCGAGCCGGTGGAGGTCGAGGCCGATCTCGTCGTCCTCGCCGTCGGGCTCACCCCGCGGCCGGAGACCGCCGACGTCGTGAAGCTCCTCAAGCTCTCCCGCTCGTCGGACGGGTTCCTCATGGAGGCGCACCCGAAGCTCCGGCCGGTGGACACCTCGATCGACGGCGTGTTCCTCGCGGGATGCTGCCAGGGGCCGAAGGACATCCCGGACGCGGTCGCCCAGGCGAAGGCCGCGGCGTCCTCCGCGATCGCCCCGATGGCGCGCGGCAGCGTGACCGCCGAGGCGCTCACCGCGGTCATCGACGAGGACCTCTGCTCCGGATGCCGCGTGTGCGTGGGCGTCTGCCCGTACGGCGCGCTCGCGTTCGATCCGATGGACAAGGTGTCCAAGGTCAACGAGGCGCTGTGCAAAGGCTGCGGGACCTGCGCGGCCGCGTGCCCGTCCGGCAGCATCGCCATGGGTCACTTCACCTCGGACCAGCTGCTGGCGCAGGTCGTGGCGCTCATCGGAGAACGCAATGGCTGA
- a CDS encoding methylmalonyl-CoA mutase family protein — protein MASSKRRDAAFESVSGEEVAPLYTPDDLAGLDYQRDLGYPGEFPYTRGVRHNMYRGRLWTMRQFSGFGAPEDSNRRYKFLLAHGQTGLSVAFDLPTIMGYDSDHERAEGEVGVCGVAIDTLRDMETLFDGIPLDKVSTSMTINAPAAVLLSMYICVGEKQGVASTALRGTIQNDLLKEYIAQKSWIFPPRPSLRIITDIMSYCAREVPQWNTISISGYHIREAGSTALQELAFTLADGFAYVEAGIAAGMDVDEFAPRLSYFFNSHMDFFEEIAKFRAARRIWARGMREKYGAKDPRSWLLRFHTQTAGCSLTAQQPFNNIVRTALEALAGVLGGTQSLHTNSMDETLALPSEQAVHVALRTQQVIAHESGVPNVTDPLGGSYYVEALTDRMEKGCLEYFEKIDALGGVVAAIERGFFQREIARAAFQYQRALEERRRIVVGVNDLVDEGEEVKIDLLKIGPEVAERQKRALAAVKQERSASAVESALAGLRSAATGSDNLMPHFLACCRAYATEGEMIGVLREVFGEYREPPTYW, from the coding sequence ATGGCGTCCTCGAAGCGGAGGGACGCCGCGTTCGAGTCCGTCTCGGGCGAGGAGGTCGCGCCGCTCTACACGCCGGACGACCTCGCGGGCCTCGACTACCAGCGCGACCTCGGCTATCCGGGCGAGTTCCCGTACACGCGCGGCGTGCGGCACAACATGTACCGGGGGCGCCTCTGGACGATGAGGCAGTTCTCCGGGTTCGGCGCGCCCGAGGACTCGAACCGGCGGTACAAGTTCCTGCTCGCGCACGGCCAGACCGGGCTGTCGGTCGCGTTCGACCTCCCGACCATCATGGGCTACGACTCCGACCACGAGCGCGCCGAGGGCGAGGTCGGCGTGTGCGGCGTCGCCATCGACACACTGCGCGACATGGAGACGCTCTTCGACGGCATCCCGCTCGACAAGGTCAGCACCTCGATGACCATCAACGCGCCGGCGGCGGTGCTCCTCTCGATGTACATCTGCGTCGGCGAGAAGCAGGGCGTCGCCTCCACCGCGCTGCGCGGGACCATCCAGAACGACCTCCTCAAGGAGTACATCGCGCAGAAGAGCTGGATCTTCCCGCCGCGGCCGTCGCTCCGCATCATCACCGACATCATGTCGTACTGCGCGCGCGAGGTGCCGCAGTGGAACACGATCTCGATCTCGGGCTACCACATCCGCGAGGCCGGCTCGACCGCGCTCCAGGAGCTCGCGTTCACGCTCGCCGACGGGTTCGCCTACGTGGAGGCGGGCATCGCCGCGGGGATGGACGTGGACGAGTTCGCGCCGCGCCTGTCGTACTTCTTCAACTCCCACATGGACTTCTTCGAGGAGATCGCGAAGTTCCGCGCGGCGCGACGGATCTGGGCGCGCGGCATGCGCGAGAAGTACGGCGCGAAAGACCCGCGCTCGTGGCTCCTCCGGTTCCACACGCAGACGGCCGGGTGCAGCCTCACGGCGCAGCAGCCGTTCAACAACATCGTCCGCACGGCGCTCGAGGCGCTGGCCGGCGTGCTCGGCGGGACGCAGAGCCTCCACACGAACTCGATGGACGAGACGCTCGCGCTTCCGTCGGAGCAGGCGGTGCACGTCGCGCTCCGCACGCAGCAGGTCATCGCGCACGAGTCGGGCGTGCCGAACGTGACGGATCCTCTGGGCGGCTCGTACTACGTCGAGGCGCTCACCGATCGGATGGAGAAGGGCTGCCTCGAGTACTTCGAGAAGATCGACGCGCTCGGCGGCGTCGTGGCGGCGATCGAGAGGGGCTTCTTCCAGCGCGAGATCGCGCGGGCCGCGTTCCAGTACCAGCGCGCGCTCGAGGAGAGGCGGCGGATCGTCGTCGGCGTCAACGACCTCGTGGACGAGGGCGAGGAGGTGAAGATCGACCTTCTCAAGATCGGGCCCGAGGTGGCGGAGCGTCAGAAGCGCGCGCTCGCGGCGGTGAAGCAGGAGCGCAGCGCCTCGGCGGTCGAGAGCGCGCTCGCGGGGCTCCGGTCGGCCGCGACGGGCAGCGACAACCTCATGCCGCACTTCCTCGCGTGCTGCCGCGCGTACGCGACCGAAGGCGAGATGATCGGCGTGCTGCGCGAGGTCTTCGGCGAGTACCGCGAGCCGCCGACCTACTGGTAG
- a CDS encoding cobalamin B12-binding domain-containing protein has translation MADRIRVLVAKPGLDGHDRGAKVVASALRDAGMEVIYTGLHQTPEMIVNAAVQEDVDVVAMSILSGAHMTMFPRVLELLREKGADDVVLTGGGIIPKEDMETLEGQGVDRLFGPGTDTRDIAAYIREAVAKKRGGR, from the coding sequence ATGGCAGACAGGATCAGAGTGCTGGTCGCCAAGCCCGGGCTCGACGGGCACGACCGCGGCGCGAAGGTCGTCGCGAGCGCGCTGCGCGACGCCGGGATGGAGGTCATCTACACCGGCCTTCACCAGACGCCCGAGATGATCGTGAACGCCGCCGTCCAGGAGGACGTGGACGTGGTCGCCATGAGCATCCTCTCGGGGGCGCACATGACCATGTTCCCGCGCGTGCTCGAGCTCCTCAGGGAGAAGGGCGCCGACGACGTCGTGCTCACCGGCGGCGGCATCATCCCGAAGGAGGACATGGAGACGCTCGAGGGGCAGGGCGTCGACCGCCTGTTCGGTCCCGGCACGGACACGCGGGACATTGCGGCGTACATCCGCGAGGCGGTGGCGAAGAAGCGGGGTGGGAGGTAG
- a CDS encoding acyl-CoA dehydrogenase family protein, producing the protein MFDVSDAQKSVRAWAREFAEREVAPRAAAMDAAGEFPRELVGLMFDAGLMGMLVPAAHGGRGARTLEYATAVEELARADASTALVMCIHSSLVTALLAEFASDAIKARWLGRLATRSVGAFALTEDDPSSPTRAEERDGGFVVTGSKSYITNGPIADVVLVFAVTGRIETEKDGKRVSRDEVSAFLVDGGATGLSRSSVGPKLGLSAAPVGRLRFDGVRVPADRMVGGRGAGFAMAMKALDGGRIAAAAMGVGIAQAALDGAKAYAKARVTQGQPIAKHQAVQFMIAEAATRLEAARALAYHAALAADRGDAAVTELAAQAKLFASEAASFAASRCLQVHGGAGVVRGLHAAERCFRDARVLEIIEGTSEIQKLVVAGHELRR; encoded by the coding sequence GTGTTCGACGTCTCCGACGCGCAGAAGAGCGTGAGGGCGTGGGCGAGGGAGTTCGCGGAGCGCGAGGTCGCGCCGAGGGCGGCCGCCATGGACGCCGCGGGCGAGTTCCCGCGCGAGCTCGTCGGCCTCATGTTCGACGCCGGCCTCATGGGCATGCTCGTGCCGGCCGCCCACGGGGGCCGCGGCGCGCGGACGCTGGAGTACGCGACGGCGGTCGAGGAGCTCGCGCGCGCCGACGCAAGCACGGCGCTCGTCATGTGCATCCACAGCTCGCTCGTGACCGCGCTCCTCGCGGAGTTCGCGTCGGACGCGATCAAGGCGCGGTGGCTCGGGCGGCTCGCGACGCGGTCGGTCGGCGCGTTCGCGCTCACCGAGGACGATCCGTCGTCGCCGACGCGGGCCGAGGAGCGCGACGGCGGCTTCGTCGTCACCGGGTCGAAGAGCTACATCACGAACGGGCCGATCGCCGACGTGGTTCTCGTGTTCGCGGTGACGGGCCGCATCGAGACCGAGAAGGACGGGAAGAGGGTCTCGCGCGACGAGGTGAGCGCGTTCCTCGTGGACGGCGGCGCCACCGGTCTTTCGCGGTCGAGCGTCGGCCCGAAGCTCGGGCTTTCCGCCGCGCCCGTCGGGCGCCTGCGCTTCGACGGCGTGCGGGTGCCCGCCGACCGCATGGTCGGCGGGCGCGGCGCGGGGTTCGCCATGGCGATGAAGGCGCTCGACGGGGGCCGCATCGCGGCCGCGGCGATGGGCGTGGGCATCGCACAGGCCGCTCTGGACGGCGCGAAGGCGTACGCGAAGGCGCGAGTGACGCAGGGGCAGCCCATCGCGAAGCACCAGGCGGTCCAGTTCATGATCGCCGAGGCGGCGACCAGGCTCGAGGCCGCGCGGGCGCTTGCGTACCACGCGGCGCTCGCGGCCGACCGCGGTGACGCGGCGGTCACCGAGCTTGCGGCCCAGGCGAAGCTCTTCGCCTCCGAGGCCGCGTCGTTCGCGGCGTCGCGGTGCCTGCAGGTGCACGGCGGCGCCGGCGTCGTCCGCGGGCTCCACGCGGCGGAGCGCTGCTTCCGCGACGCCCGCGTCCTCGAGATCATCGAGGGCACCTCGGAGATCCAGAAGCTCGTCGTGGCGGGGCACGAGCTCCGGCGTTGA
- a CDS encoding MBL fold metallo-hydrolase produces the protein MASTSIRLGPATLTSLDAGVFYYDGGAMFGGVPKVLWETLIPADAKNRIPLTISPLLVRTPSRTVLVDTGFGGSQVAKDVKYYGFDPSVNVATALAAEGVAPEDVDTVVLTHLHSDHAAAATTLRDDGRLTPTFPRARYVVHEAEWKAAFDPDPRSAAAYRGEDFAPLREGGLLDLVGDRADLGDGVSVERTGGHTAGHLMAVIANEGGTAIYPADLVPSRYHVRIPYVAGIDLFPLDVIARKQEVLRKAVDEEWIVILDHDAIGNIGRIVEDAKGRFVFRDLGR, from the coding sequence ATGGCCAGCACCTCGATCAGACTCGGGCCCGCCACGCTCACGAGCCTCGACGCCGGCGTCTTCTACTACGACGGCGGCGCGATGTTCGGAGGCGTCCCCAAGGTGCTGTGGGAGACGCTCATCCCGGCCGATGCGAAGAACCGCATCCCGCTCACCATCTCGCCGCTTCTGGTCCGCACCCCGTCGAGGACCGTGCTCGTGGACACGGGGTTCGGCGGCTCGCAGGTCGCGAAGGACGTGAAGTACTACGGGTTCGACCCCTCCGTGAACGTGGCCACGGCGCTCGCGGCCGAGGGCGTCGCGCCCGAGGACGTCGACACCGTCGTCCTCACGCACCTCCACTCGGACCACGCGGCCGCGGCGACGACGCTCCGGGACGACGGGCGTCTCACGCCGACGTTCCCCCGTGCGCGGTACGTCGTGCACGAGGCCGAGTGGAAGGCGGCGTTCGACCCCGACCCCCGGAGCGCGGCGGCGTACCGCGGCGAGGACTTCGCGCCCCTCCGCGAGGGGGGGCTCCTCGACCTCGTCGGCGACCGGGCGGACCTCGGCGACGGCGTGTCGGTCGAGCGCACCGGCGGCCACACCGCCGGGCACCTCATGGCGGTGATCGCCAACGAGGGCGGGACAGCGATCTACCCCGCCGACCTCGTGCCGAGCCGTTACCATGTCCGCATCCCGTACGTCGCGGGCATCGACCTCTTTCCGCTCGACGTCATCGCGCGGAAGCAGGAAGTCCTCAGGAAGGCGGTCGACGAGGAATGGATCGTGATCCTCGACCACGACGCCATCGGCAACATCGGCCGGATCGTCGAGGACGCGAAGGGCAGGTTCGTGTTCAGGGACCTGGGGCGCTGA
- a CDS encoding methylmalonyl-CoA carboxyltransferase, with translation MADHEKFKDLEDRMKASRLGGGEARIKKQHEAGKLSAWERLEVLLDDGSLREMDALVTHRCADFGMEKKRYPGDGVVTGYGTIDGRLVYVFAQDFTVFGGSLSKAHGEKICKIMDLALKNGAPVVGLNDSGGARIQEGVWSLGGYAEYFLRNVLASGVVPQISAIMGPCAGGAVYSPAITDFVFMVDKTSHMFLTGPDVIKTVVHEEVTHEELGGAAVHNTKSGVAHFACRSEAACLDDIRRLLSFLPSNNTEDPPVGRCTDDPARRDGELDEIVPKDPNKPYDMKQVIARVVDHGDFMEVHAHFAKNIVVGFARMGGRPVGIVANQPAFLAGVLDIDSSVKAARFVRFCDAFNVPLLTFTDVPGFLPGTGQEFGGIIRHGAKLLYAYCEATVPKITVITRKAYGGAYVVMSSRHLRGDMNLAWPMSEIAVMGAEGAVNVLYRKELSEAADPNELRKRLTAEFKEKFSNPYIAAEAGFIDRVIVPSDTRPVVIDALTMLRNKRDSNPPRKHGNIPL, from the coding sequence ATGGCGGACCACGAGAAGTTCAAGGACCTCGAAGACCGCATGAAGGCCTCTCGCCTGGGCGGCGGCGAGGCGCGCATCAAGAAGCAGCACGAGGCGGGGAAGCTCTCCGCGTGGGAGCGTCTCGAGGTCCTCCTCGACGACGGGAGCCTCCGCGAGATGGACGCCCTCGTCACGCACCGCTGCGCGGACTTCGGGATGGAGAAGAAGCGCTACCCAGGCGACGGCGTGGTCACCGGCTACGGCACCATCGACGGACGGCTGGTGTACGTCTTCGCGCAGGACTTCACCGTGTTCGGCGGCTCGCTCTCGAAGGCGCACGGCGAGAAGATCTGCAAGATCATGGACCTCGCGCTCAAGAACGGCGCGCCGGTCGTGGGGCTCAACGACTCAGGCGGCGCGAGGATCCAGGAGGGCGTCTGGAGCCTCGGCGGCTACGCGGAGTACTTCCTCAGGAACGTCCTCGCGTCGGGCGTCGTCCCGCAGATCTCCGCCATCATGGGGCCGTGCGCCGGGGGCGCCGTCTACTCGCCCGCGATCACCGACTTCGTCTTCATGGTGGACAAGACGAGCCACATGTTCCTCACGGGCCCCGACGTCATCAAGACCGTCGTGCACGAGGAGGTCACGCACGAGGAGCTCGGCGGCGCCGCCGTCCACAACACGAAGAGCGGCGTCGCGCACTTCGCGTGCCGGAGCGAGGCCGCGTGCCTCGACGACATCAGGAGGCTCCTCTCGTTCCTTCCGTCGAACAACACCGAGGACCCGCCGGTCGGCCGGTGCACCGACGATCCGGCGCGCCGCGACGGCGAGCTCGACGAGATCGTGCCGAAGGACCCGAACAAGCCGTACGACATGAAGCAGGTCATCGCTCGCGTCGTGGACCACGGCGACTTCATGGAGGTCCACGCGCACTTCGCGAAGAACATCGTCGTGGGGTTCGCGCGCATGGGCGGCCGGCCCGTCGGCATCGTCGCCAACCAGCCGGCGTTCCTCGCGGGCGTCCTCGACATCGACTCGTCGGTGAAGGCCGCGCGGTTCGTGCGGTTCTGCGACGCGTTCAACGTCCCGCTCCTCACGTTCACGGACGTGCCGGGGTTCCTGCCCGGCACGGGCCAGGAGTTCGGCGGGATCATCCGGCACGGCGCGAAGCTCCTCTACGCGTACTGCGAGGCGACGGTGCCAAAGATCACGGTCATCACGCGGAAGGCGTACGGCGGGGCCTACGTCGTCATGAGCAGCCGGCACCTCCGCGGCGACATGAACCTCGCGTGGCCGATGTCGGAGATCGCGGTCATGGGCGCCGAGGGCGCGGTGAACGTCCTCTACAGGAAGGAGCTCTCGGAGGCGGCCGACCCGAACGAGCTTCGGAAGCGGCTCACGGCCGAGTTCAAGGAGAAGTTCTCGAACCCGTACATCGCGGCGGAGGCCGGGTTCATCGACCGGGTCATCGTGCCGAGCGACACGCGGCCCGTCGTCATCGACGCGCTCACCATGCTCAGGAACAAGCGCGACTCGAACCCGCCGAGGAAGCACGGCAACATCCCGCTCTAG